The proteins below are encoded in one region of Rhododendron vialii isolate Sample 1 chromosome 7a, ASM3025357v1:
- the LOC131334768 gene encoding protein SENSITIVITY TO RED LIGHT REDUCED 1-like, with amino-acid sequence MAASAKTLTHEKPNPTEDWTIVLPRRGKQRRNLLKTGIPQQAHSWVPIDQKVDPDQESKLMQKMVVCMKKLESSEFFCNFIDQIHTPQISDHISRVLGSETKMQMVIYGIGSLELYEPPRVQLGLAILTKKRFSWIGDVEVFDPILSGTETRVLETLGCSVLSFNEQGRRQASKPTLFYMPHCEAELYDNLLHANWRVDLLNRIILFGNSFEGYEQYVSVFKNSAGVSLRKHLLAVRRFTKEFGIKTVSDDYYRALNDMSWHFFSIDPDMELQFGKMMEIVDSCSETA; translated from the coding sequence ATGGCAGCTTCTGCAAAAACCCTCACTCATGAAAAGCCAAACCCAACTGAAGACTGGACGATAGTTTTACCTCGACGTGGGAAACAGAGAAGGAATTTGCTCAAAACTGGGATCCCACAACAAGCACACTCTTGGGTTCCAATTGACCAAAAAGTCGACCCTGACCAAGAATCTAAACTGATGCAGAAGATGGTAGTCTGTATGAAGAAACTTGAAAGCTCCGAATTCTTCTGTAATTTTATTGATCAAATTCATACTCCTCAAATCTCAGATCatatttctagggttttgggcTCTGAAACAAAGATGCAGATGGTGATATATGGTATTGGTAGCCTTGAATTGTACGAACCCCCTCGAGTGCAGCTCGGTCTTGCGATTTTGACAAAGAAAAGGTTCAGTTGGATTGGAGATGTAGAAGTATTTGATCCAATTCTTTCCGGAACAGAAACTAGGGTTTTGGAAACTCTGGGTTGCTCGGTTCTTTCATTCAACGAACAAGGCCGACGGCAAGCTTCAAAACCAACACTTTTCTATATGCCTCATTGCGAGGCTGAATTATATGACAACCTCCTGCATGCAAATTGGAGGGTGGACCTGTTGAACCGTATAATACTGTTTGGGAACAGCTTTGAGGGATACGAGCAATACGTGTCCGTATTCAAGAACTCAGCTGGGGTTAGTTTGAGGAAGCATCTTTTGGCTGTTAGGAGATTCACTAAAGAGTTTGGAATCAAGACGGTTTCTGATGATTATTATCGGGCTTTAAACGATATGAGCTGGCATTTCTTCAGCATTGATCCTGATATGGAGCTGCAGTTTGGTAAAATGATGGAGATTGTAGACAGTTGCTCTGAAACTGcttga
- the LOC131332614 gene encoding uncharacterized protein LOC131332614, with translation MSSSQASAREKQKGKQKVNARPKTNQGFAFDDKPSWNHVKVINVASSGGENRIWSCNYCSKVVTGSYTKVKGHLLKIPSSGVEDCKIILDAVFDAIKREHVEAETRKAHQELNAKNKAVYVSLPEGFDLAHRKKRKGMAPQGPLPDAFNATQRDVADKEVARMFFANGLPFNFARSPYFRQYSLTLANSRLAGYRPPTYDRLRTTLLSQEKEHVNKLLQPFKDTWRKKGVSVCSDGWSDTQRKPLINIMAASVGGAMFIKVIDSSGNTKDAEYVGSLFMEAIKLIGEEHVIQIVTDNATNYKAAGLSIETKFPHILWTPCVVHSLNLALKSICDPGAKSPHHAQCKWIVDLVSKVNDIRNFVLNYSMTNYIFNQYSYLKLLSVAKTRFASSIIIAKRIVTVRSSLEKMVMDANWKVYRAGGTTVAENKARDVKKYIVDEDDDFWDNLEYLLKFTEPIIDMLRKADMDTPVLHLIYDMWDSMIENVKNIIFEHEHEDILVVPKFYSDAWLQSGEGVPRVSPHEDREVSLMRAQCFNQLFPNTNDLRQVYMKFGAYSSGSGYFEQAHVIDARRYEEPISWWANHGASTPLLLSLAFKLLSQPASSSYCERNWSMYSLIQNIKRNRLLTTRVEDLVFVHYNLRLLSRKTKEYMDRPSKFWDISGNQFDIERGDVTQLVEFFLDESVLEGETSESEPIGGLEDSLELERSYQLQGRDITHCPVGDARANFCGIE, from the exons ATGTCTTCTTCACAAGCTTCTgcaagagaaaaacaaaaagggaaacaaaaggTCAATGCTCGTCCAAAGACAAATCAAGGGTTTGCATTTGATGATAAACCCTCGTGGAATCATGTAAAAGTTATTAATGTGGCTTCGAGTGGAGGTGAAAATAGAATTTGGTCTTGCAATTACTGCAGCAAGGTAGTAACCGGTTCATACACCAAAGTCAAGGGTCATCTATTGAAGATTCCTAGCTCTGGTGTGGAGGAttgcaaaattattttagaTGCAGTATTTGATGCAATAAAGAGGGAACATGTAGAAGCTGAAACTAGAAAGGCCCACCAAGAATTGAATGCAAAAAACAAAGCAGTGTATGTCTCTCTACCCGAAGGATTTGATCTTGCCCATCGAAAGAAGCGCAAGGGGATGGCTCCACAAGGTCCTTTACCTGATGCATTTAATGCTACTCAGAGAGATGTTGCTGATAAAGAAGTTGCACGAATGTTTTTTGCCAATGGGTTACCATTTAACTTTGCTAGGTCTCCATACTTCAGGCAATACTCTCTCACTCTTGCAAATAGTAGACTAGCTGGTTATCGTCCCCCTACGTATGATAGGCTTCGAACAACTCTGTTATCACAAGAAAAAGAGCATGTCAACAAACTACTCCAACCATTCAAAGATACATGGAGAAAAAAAGGAGTTTCGGTGTGCTCAGATGGGTGGTCCGATACACAACGTAAACCGCTCATTAACATTATGGCAGCATCAGTAGGGGGAGCAATGTTTATTAAAGTCATTGATTCGAGCGGAAACACAAAGGATGCAGAGTATGTTGGAAGTTTGTTCATGGAAGCAATTAAACTAATAGGAGAAGAACACGTGATTCAAATAGTGACTGATAATGCAACGAATTACAAGGCGGCTGGCTTGAGCATTGAAACCAAATTCCCACATATATTATGGACTCCTTGTGTGGTGCATAGTCTGAATTTGGCCTTGAAGAGCATATGCGATCCAGGAGCAAAATCACCACACCATGCCCAATGTAAGTGGATCGTAGACTTGGTTTCGAAAGTTAATGATATTCGTAACTTTGTTCTTAACTATAGCAtgacaaattatattttcaatcaATACTCATATTTGAAACTATTGAGTGTGGCTAAAACTAGGTTTGCCTCTAGCATTATAATAGCCAAGAGGATAGTGACAGTTAGGAGTTCTCTTGAAAAAATGGTTATGGATGCAAATTGGAAAGTATACAGGGCTGGTGGAACCACTGTGGCTGAAAATAAGGCTCGAGATGTGAAAAAATACATTGTtgatgaggatgatgatttTTGGGATAATTTAGAATATCTTTTGAAATTCACGGAACCGATCATTGATATGTTAAGAAAAGCTGACATGGACACTCCTGTTTTGCATCTAATATATGACATGTGGGATTCGATGATTGAGAATGTGAAAAATATCATATTTGAACATGAGCACGAAGACATACTTGTTG TCCCAAAATTCTATTCTGATGCTTGGTTGCAAAGTGGTGAAGGAGTTCCTCGGGTATCACCACATGAGGATCGAGAGGTCTCATTAATGAGAGCTCAATGCTTTAATCAGTTATTTCCTAATACTAACGATTTGCGCCAAGTTTACATGAAATTTGGAGCCTATTCTAGTGGGTCTGGGTATTTTGAACAAGCTCATGTAATTGATGCAAGAAGATATGAGGAACCCATTTCATGGTGGGCCAATCATGGGGCTTCAACACCACTCCTACTATCTTTGGCATTTAAGCTACTTTCGCAGCCAGCTTCTTCCTCTTATTGCGAGAGGAATTGGAGTATGTATTCCTTGATTCAAAACATCAAAAGAAACCGACTACTAACAACCAGAGTTGAAGATCTTGTGTTTGTTCATTATAATTTGCGCTTATTGTCAAGGAAAACCAAGGAGTACATGGATAGGCCTTCAAAGTTTTGGGACATAA GTGGCAACCAATTTGACATTGAAAGAGGTGATGTAACGCAGCTTGTGGAGTTTTTTCTTGACGAATCAGTGCTGGAAGGA GAAACCAGTGAATCAG AACCAATTGGTGGACTCGAAGACTCCTTAGAACTTGAACGTAGTTACCAATTACAAG
- the LOC131334769 gene encoding protein SENSITIVITY TO RED LIGHT REDUCED 1-like: MAASAKTLNHEKPNPTEDWTIVLPRRGKQRRNLLKTRIPQQAHSWVPIDQKVDPDRESKLIQKMVVCMKKLESSEFFCNFIDQIHTPQISDHISRVLGSETKMQMVIYGIGSLELYEPPRVQLGLAILTKKRFSWIGDVEVFDPILSGTETRVLETLGCSVLSVNEQGRRQASKPTLFYMPHCEAELYDNLLHANWRVDLLNRIILFGNSFEGYEQYVSVFKNSAGVSLRKHLLAVRRFTKEFGIKTVSDDYYRALNDMSWHFFSIDPDMELQFGKMMEIVDSCSETA; this comes from the coding sequence ATGGCAGCTTCTGCGAAAACCCTCAATCATGAAAAGCCAAACCCAACTGAAGACTGGACGATAGTTTTACCTCGACGTGGGAAACAGAGAAGGAATTTGCTCAAAACTAGGATCCCACAACAAGCACACTCTTGGGTTCCAATTGACCAAAAAGTCGACCCTGACCGAGAATCTAAACTGATACAGAAGATGGTAGTCTGTATGAAGAAACTTGAAAGCTCCGAATTCTTCTGTAATTTTATTGATCAAATTCATACTCCTCAAATCTCAGATCatatttctagggttttgggcTCTGAAACAAAGATGCAGATGGTGATATATGGTATTGGTAGCCTTGAATTGTACGAACCCCCTCGAGTGCAGCTCGGTCTTGCGATTTTGACGAAGAAAAGGTTCAGTTGGATTGGAGATGTAGAAGTATTTGATCCAATTCTTTCCGGAACAGAAACTAGGGTTTTGGAAACTCTGGGTTGCTCGGTTCTTTCAGTCAACGAACAAGGCCGACGGCAAGCTTCAAAACCAACACTTTTCTATATGCCTCATTGCGAGGCTGAATTATATGACAACCTCCTGCATGCAAATTGGAGGGTGGACCTGTTGAACCGTATAATACTGTTTGGGAACAGCTTTGAGGGATACGAGCAATACGTGTCCGTATTCAAGAACTCAGCTGGTGTTAGTTTGAGGAAGCATCTTTTGGCTGTTAGGAGATTCACTAAAGAGTTTGGAATCAAGACGGTTTCTGATGATTATTATCGGGCTTTAAACGATATGAGCTGGCATTTCTTCAGCATTGATCCTGATATGGAGCTGCAGTTTGGTAAAATGATGGAGATTGTAGACAGTTGCTCTGAAACTGcttga